Proteins found in one Fibrobacter sp. genomic segment:
- the murG gene encoding undecaprenyldiphospho-muramoylpentapeptide beta-N-acetylglucosaminyltransferase encodes MKKFLFVCGGTGGHIFPAVAIAESLKKMGVEDITFAGRKNSMEERLVAGNWPYEYITAEPLHRGPFLKNLALPYKLLKSLSNAKKVIRKVKPDVVVATGGYVSLPIVLAAGSMGIPVYLQEQNAVAGIANKMGARYAKTVFVTSEDAAKYFPAGKTMIFGNPVRELPAEDSLERPVEFREGKKAVFIVGGSQGAVGINTKIEESIGRITGNEDVSVVWQVGVKNVDDITGRLGILPNVSVKGFLNGIYAYMKHADLIISRAGASALAEILAFGKPSILLPFPHATANHQEHNARAVEKAGAALVELDSDENHLWDKVESLLFDSEKLAKMAAAAKKLGMPDAADKIAKVILEKESA; translated from the coding sequence ATGAAAAAGTTCCTTTTTGTGTGCGGTGGAACCGGCGGACACATTTTCCCGGCTGTGGCGATTGCCGAAAGCCTCAAGAAAATGGGTGTTGAAGATATTACCTTTGCCGGTCGTAAGAATTCTATGGAAGAACGCTTGGTGGCAGGCAATTGGCCCTACGAATACATTACCGCAGAGCCTCTCCATCGCGGTCCGTTCCTCAAGAACCTGGCGCTGCCCTACAAGTTGCTCAAGTCCCTGTCCAATGCCAAGAAGGTAATCCGCAAGGTGAAACCCGACGTGGTGGTGGCGACGGGCGGTTACGTTTCGCTCCCGATCGTCCTTGCCGCAGGCAGCATGGGCATACCTGTTTATCTGCAGGAACAGAATGCGGTGGCGGGAATTGCCAACAAGATGGGCGCTCGATACGCGAAGACCGTTTTTGTGACCTCCGAAGATGCCGCCAAGTATTTCCCGGCAGGAAAGACCATGATTTTTGGAAACCCCGTCCGTGAATTGCCTGCCGAAGACAGCCTGGAACGCCCCGTGGAATTCCGCGAGGGCAAGAAGGCCGTGTTTATCGTGGGGGGCTCTCAGGGGGCCGTTGGCATCAATACGAAAATTGAAGAAAGTATCGGCCGGATTACCGGGAACGAGGACGTTTCCGTGGTGTGGCAGGTAGGTGTCAAGAATGTAGATGACATTACTGGTCGTCTGGGAATTCTGCCCAACGTGTCGGTGAAGGGATTCTTGAACGGGATCTACGCCTACATGAAACATGCGGATCTGATTATCAGCCGCGCAGGAGCTTCGGCCCTGGCAGAAATCCTTGCCTTCGGCAAGCCCTCTATTTTGCTCCCGTTCCCCCATGCTACGGCAAACCATCAGGAACACAACGCCCGTGCCGTTGAAAAGGCGGGGGCTGCCTTGGTGGAGCTGGACAGCGACGAGAATCATTTGTGGGACAAGGTGGAATCCCTGCTGTTCGATAGCGAGAAACTGGCCAAGATGGCGGCTGCGGCAAAGAAGCTTGGAATGCCTGATGCGGCCGACAAGATTGCAAAGGTGATTTTGGAAAAGGAAAGTGCATAA
- a CDS encoding cell division protein FtsW has product MNNMQTIGVNKWLLLATLLLICFGIAVVYTASTPHALQRGLSPEFYLKAHLWKVLAALVIMFVVSKVDYSVWMKGSRVVFIIGAVLTVAAIVAGGSVKGANRWIWGIQPSEILKLGLISWICAKLAVAGTEIKTLKCSLIQPAIPFGISAILLALQPNFSMLLLFAGITLAVLFVAEARFKYIAISLAACIPVGLIVLLIKSHTSKRLMAFFNPAENQNSAYQGEHALEALGNGGFFGTGFGMGVQKLGYLPEAHKDVVYAVIGEEFGFVGTFAILLLFGMLFYQGFEIARNSSSRFGKYMAVALTISLFLNFLVHVCVSTGLFPTTGQPLPFLSFGGTNLIFSALFIGILLNISKPGTGTKIWEPYMKNGDRTDTRPRTDYETSRSGR; this is encoded by the coding sequence ATGAATAACATGCAGACCATAGGCGTAAACAAGTGGCTGTTGCTTGCAACGCTCTTGCTGATATGCTTCGGCATAGCCGTAGTTTATACGGCGTCTACGCCTCATGCCCTGCAACGGGGACTTTCTCCGGAATTCTACCTGAAGGCCCACCTGTGGAAGGTCCTTGCTGCCCTGGTTATCATGTTCGTTGTTTCGAAGGTCGATTACAGCGTGTGGATGAAGGGCTCCCGCGTGGTGTTCATTATCGGGGCGGTGCTTACGGTGGCGGCCATTGTGGCCGGCGGTAGCGTCAAGGGCGCCAACCGTTGGATTTGGGGAATCCAGCCCTCTGAAATCTTGAAACTGGGCCTGATTTCTTGGATATGCGCGAAACTTGCGGTGGCAGGTACCGAAATCAAGACCCTGAAATGCAGCCTGATACAGCCGGCGATTCCCTTCGGGATTTCGGCAATCCTCTTGGCCCTGCAGCCGAATTTCTCTATGTTGCTCCTGTTTGCGGGCATCACCCTTGCGGTTTTGTTTGTGGCGGAAGCCCGGTTCAAGTACATTGCCATCTCTCTTGCGGCATGTATTCCGGTGGGCCTGATTGTGCTTTTGATCAAGTCCCACACTTCCAAGCGCCTGATGGCGTTCTTCAATCCGGCGGAGAACCAGAATTCGGCCTACCAGGGAGAACACGCTCTTGAAGCTCTCGGGAACGGAGGATTTTTCGGGACCGGCTTCGGCATGGGCGTGCAGAAACTGGGCTACCTGCCCGAGGCCCACAAAGACGTGGTCTATGCGGTGATAGGCGAGGAGTTCGGCTTTGTGGGGACTTTTGCCATTCTCCTTCTTTTTGGAATGTTGTTCTACCAGGGCTTTGAAATCGCCCGCAATTCTTCTAGCCGTTTCGGAAAGTACATGGCTGTGGCTTTGACGATTTCCCTGTTCCTGAATTTCTTGGTGCATGTCTGTGTGAGTACGGGGCTTTTCCCCACCACAGGACAGCCCTTGCCTTTCCTCAGCTTTGGCGGAACTAACCTGATTTTCTCGGCCCTGTTCATCGGGATCCTTTTGAACATCTCGAAACCGGGAACAGGCACGAAAATCTGGGAACCCTATATGAAAAACGGGGACAGGACGGATACTCGCCCCCGTACGGATTATGAAACTTCAAGGAGTGGACGATGA
- a CDS encoding UDP-N-acetylmuramoyl-tripeptide--D-alanyl-D-alanine ligase — translation MLKLDLTIGEMLKILETEPVGVAPKVLKRKVNLCMDSRESAKGVVFWPIKGVRFDAHKFVNQMEKEGALMSVVNQTAVEEYSTQNETFKAYAPVDDTTKALLKLAKGYQRLFKVKKVAITGSNGKTTTKEMVKAVLSSKFVTHATAGNFNNHIGVPMTLFQLKHKHEAAVVEMGTSGPDEIRPLSLAAEPDVAVITNIGASHLERLGDLDGVFREKITITAGLKKNGTLIVNADDPRLCKVKSTKNYKVVTFGLRRGVVKPEKLSWNENACADFYVGRTHFVLNVPGTHNLYNALAAIAVGEAFRIPKAEIAKVLKNFRATNMRMEIKKGDGFKIVSDCYNANPSSTRMALQTIGNMNVEGSRIAVLGDMLELGKESKELHRSIGALVPEMNFDLLVTVGEEAKNYVKGAKEKGMACVEHFDTVQDAIVFLSDVVSKGDVLLVKGSRGMKMEQVVDALLKLSLVSKA, via the coding sequence GCCTATCAAGGGTGTCCGTTTTGACGCCCACAAGTTTGTAAACCAGATGGAAAAGGAAGGGGCGCTCATGAGCGTTGTAAACCAGACAGCCGTGGAAGAATACTCTACCCAAAACGAAACCTTCAAGGCCTATGCGCCTGTAGATGATACCACCAAGGCGTTGCTCAAGCTGGCCAAGGGTTACCAGAGACTTTTCAAGGTGAAGAAGGTGGCCATTACCGGAAGTAACGGCAAGACCACTACCAAGGAAATGGTGAAGGCGGTGCTTTCTTCCAAGTTCGTAACCCACGCCACCGCCGGAAACTTCAACAACCATATCGGCGTGCCCATGACCCTTTTCCAGCTGAAGCACAAGCACGAAGCCGCCGTGGTGGAGATGGGCACCAGCGGTCCCGACGAAATCCGCCCTCTTTCTCTGGCGGCAGAACCCGACGTGGCGGTGATCACCAACATCGGCGCTTCTCACCTGGAACGCCTGGGCGACCTGGACGGTGTTTTCCGCGAAAAGATTACCATTACCGCAGGCCTCAAGAAGAACGGCACCCTCATTGTGAACGCCGACGACCCGAGGCTTTGCAAGGTGAAATCCACCAAAAACTACAAGGTGGTAACCTTCGGGCTCCGCCGTGGTGTGGTGAAACCCGAAAAACTTAGCTGGAACGAAAACGCCTGCGCCGACTTTTACGTGGGCCGCACCCACTTTGTGCTGAACGTGCCCGGAACCCATAACCTGTACAATGCCCTGGCAGCTATTGCCGTGGGCGAGGCCTTCCGTATCCCTAAGGCGGAAATCGCCAAGGTGCTCAAGAATTTCCGCGCCACCAACATGCGCATGGAAATCAAGAAGGGCGACGGTTTCAAGATTGTGTCCGACTGCTACAACGCGAACCCCTCTTCTACCCGCATGGCCCTGCAGACCATCGGTAACATGAATGTGGAAGGTAGCCGTATTGCGGTCCTTGGCGATATGCTGGAACTGGGCAAGGAATCCAAGGAACTGCACCGGAGTATCGGGGCGCTGGTTCCCGAAATGAACTTTGACTTGTTGGTGACTGTTGGCGAAGAAGCGAAGAACTATGTGAAGGGAGCGAAGGAAAAAGGCATGGCCTGCGTGGAACATTTTGACACTGTGCAGGACGCCATCGTTTTCCTTTCGGACGTGGTGAGCAAGGGCGACGTGCTCTTGGTCAAGGGCTCCCGCGGAATGAAAATGGAGCAGGTAGTAGATGCCCTGCTGAAACTTTCTCTGGTGTCCAAGGCTTAA